From a single Lolium rigidum isolate FL_2022 chromosome 7, APGP_CSIRO_Lrig_0.1, whole genome shotgun sequence genomic region:
- the LOC124677325 gene encoding 2-methyl-6-phytyl-1,4-hydroquinone methyltransferase 1, chloroplastic, whose product MACSSTFRVPSGLGFLGPSRICLNPLRSKGGGRSGAKYVAPTCAISSTRPASQPRFIQHKKEAFWFYRFLSIVYDHVINPGHWTEDMRDDALEPANLYSDELKVVDVGGGTGFTTLGIVKHVDKENVTLLDQSPHQLEKARQKEALNGVSIMEGDAEDLPFPTDTFDRYVSAGSIEYWPDPQRGIKEAYRVVKPGGLACLIGPVHPTFWLSRFFADMWMLFPTEEEYIEWFTRAGFEDVKLKRIGPKWYRGVRRHGLIMGCSVTGVKRASGDSPLQLGPKAEDVKEPVNLLAFLFRFAIGTMCASYYVLVPVYMWIKDQVVPKGEPI is encoded by the exons ATGGCTTGTTCGTCCACATTTAGAGTTCCTAGTGGGTTAGGGTTCTTGGGGCCTTCCAGGATTTGTCTGAATCCTTTGAGAAGCAAAGGTGGTGGGCGATCAGGAGCGAAGTACGTGGCACCAACCTGTGCAATCTCCTCTACTAGGCCAGCATCACAGCCTAGATTTATACAGCACAAGAAGGAGGCCTTCTGGTTCTACAGGTTCCTTTCCATAGTGTATGACCATGTCATAAACCCGGGGCATTGGACAGAGGACATGAGGGATGATGCGCTGGAGCCTGCCAATCTCTACAGCGATGAGCTAAAGGTTGTTGATGTTGGTGGGGGAACTGGGTTCACCACATTGGGGATTGTCAAGCATGTGGACAAGGAGAATGTCACCCTGCTGGACCAGTCCCCCCACCAGCTTGAGAAGGCACGGCAGAAGGAGGCACTGAATGGGGTGAGCATCATGGAGGGTGATGCTGAAGACCTCCCCTTCCCAACTGATACTTTTGACCGCTACGTCTCCGCTGGAAG CATCGAGTATTGGCCTGACCCGCAGCGAGGAATCAAGGAAGCTTACAGGGTGGTGAAGCCGGGTGGGCTTGCCTGTTTGATCGGGCCAGTCCACCCAACATTTTGGCTATCTCGCTTCTTCGCCGACATGTGGATGCTCTTCCCCACGGAAGAAGAGTACATAGAGTGGTTCACCAGGGCAGGGTTCGAAGATGTTAAGCTCAAGAGGATCGGGCCCAAGTGGTACCGTGGTGTTCGTCGGCATGGCCTGATCATGGGATGCTCCGTGACAGGCGTGAAGAGAGCTTCTGGAGACTCGCCTTTGCAG CTCGGCCCCAAGGCTGAGGATGTCAAGGAACCAGTGAATCTTCTCGCCTTCCTCTTCCGCTTCGCCATCGGGACGATGTGCGCATCGTACTACGTGCTGGTGCCTGTCTACATGTGGATCAAGGATCAGGTTGTTCCCAAAGGCGAGCCAATTTAA
- the LOC124677326 gene encoding phosphopantetheine adenylyltransferase 1-like, which produces MIAVPVAGDIPAGASPSPAPAEEDSPSYGSVVLGGTFDRLHDGHRRLLKASADLARDRIVVGVCTGPMLAKKEFAELIEPVEKRIKAVEDYIKSIKPELIVQVEPIEDPYGPSIIDDRLDAIIVSKETINGGVAVNQKREEKELPLLKVEVVDLLSGDTDGEKLSSSALRKLEAEQGHKQKATIANQEGV; this is translated from the exons ATGATCGCTGTCCCCGTCGCCGGCGACATCCCGGCCGGTGCGTCGCCTTCGCCTGCTCCGGCGGAGGAGGACTCTCCATCGTACGGCTCTGTGGTCCTCGGGGGCACCTTCGACCGCCTCCACGACGGCCACCGTCGCCTCCTCAAG GCGTCGGCAGATTTGGCGAGGGATCGGATCGTGGTGGGCGTCTGCACGGGACCCATGCTTGCCAAGAAGGAG TTCGCTGAGCTTATCGAACCCGTGGAGAAGCGCATCAAGGCCGTGGAGGATTACATCAAG TCTATTAAACCAGAACTGATAGTACAAGTGGAGCCTATTGAGGATCCATATGGCCCATCAATTATTGATGATAGATTGGATGCCATTATTGTCAG TAAGGAGACAATAAATGGTGGAGTTGCTGTAAAtcagaaaagagaagagaaagaactACCGCTATTGAAG GTTGAGGTTGTTGATCTTTTATCTGGAGATACAGATGGCGAAAAATTGAGTTCATCTGCTTTAAGGAAGCTCGAGGCAGAGCAAGGTCACAAACAGAAAGCAACAATAGCTAATCAGGAAGGTGTTTAG
- the LOC124672439 gene encoding chaperone protein ClpB1-like, which translates to MVEGAASAIGCAAALALARVAWSFFQSKTSVSSYGRDMTADVARDLVVGRDDEMDSIIDILCHRTKNNAALVGEAGVGKTAIVEGLAQRIAAGDVPPALAGARLVEVDLGAMTAGTVLRGMFEERIKSVIAQAEASDGNTILFFDEMHMLCGAGEGITKCTSAANLIKPALARGRIRCIGATTFDEYRTYIEKDPALERRFQKVHVNEPTTEATIDILRGLKQRYQDHHGVDIQDAALVAAARLAARYITGRQFPDKAIDLLDAACTTAARKKMQNDKQEMDNAQNCSANTMKGPIVGPDHVAHVVSRWTGIPITTLDQKEKDKLIHLADRLHERVIGQDEAVNLVAQTVLRSRTGLDHPGQPIGSFLFLGSTGVGKTELAKALAEQLFDSEKMLLRFDMSEYVHKGCALRLVGAPPSYIGYDDDGQLTEKVRRRPYSVILFDEVEKADPLVSNIFLQLLEDGVLTDGKGRTVDFKNTIIIMTSNVGSEILAASMDGTNTNNSRDLLMKEVQKHFRPELLNRLSEIVIFDPLSRDQLREVVRIQMKNIVAVLAGKGISLSASEDVLDVILLESYNPMYGARPIRRWVQKNVMTILSNMIVKGEICEGSVVYIDAMDDKKGLTYELAKKMADPYSPAMEDTFL; encoded by the exons ATGGTTGAAGGAGCAGCTTCTGCCATAGGCTGCGCAGCCGCTCTTGCTCTAGCCAGGGTTGCGTGGAGCTTCTTCCAGTCGAAGACATCCGTCAGCTCCTACGGCCGAGACATGACCGCCGATGTGGCCCGCGATCTGGTCGTCGGCCGCGACGATGAGATGGACAGCATCATCGACATCCTTTGCCACAGGACCAAGAACAACGCGGCGCTCGTCGGCGAGGCCGGGGTTGGCAAGACCGCCATAGTCGAGGGCCTAGCGCAGCGCATTGCCGCCGGTGACGTCCCACCGGCGCTCGCCGGCGCGCGTCTCGTGGAGGTCGACCTCGGTGCCATGACGGCCGGGACCGTGCTGCGGGGCATGTTCGAGGAGCGCATCAAGAGCGTTATCGCCCAGGCGGAAGCCTCGGACGGCAACACCATCCTCTTCTTCGACGAGATGCACATGCTCTGCGGCGCCGGCGAGGGCATCACCAAGTGCACCAGCGCTGCCAACCTTATCAAGCCGGCGCTGGCCCGCGGCCGCATCCGTTGTATCGGCGCCACCACTTTCGACGAGTACCGCACATACATCGAGAAGGACCCCGCTCTCGAGCGCCGGTTCCAGAAAGTGCACGTCAACGAACCCACCACGGAGGCCACCATTGACATCCTAAGGGGTCTCAAGCAGCGCTACCAGGACCACCATGGCGTGGACATCCAAGATGCCGCTCTTGTTGCTGCCGCACGTCTCGCTGCCCGCTATATCACAG GTCGTCAATTTCCAGACAAAGCAATTGATCTCCTTGATGCCGCGTGCACCACCGCAGCCAGAAAGAAAATGCAGAATGACAAACAAGAAATGGACAACGCCCAAAACTGCTCTGCAAATACAATGAAGGGGCCTATTGTTGGTCCCGATCATGTTGCACAC GTTGTAAGCCGATGGACTGGAATTCCTATCACCACACTTGATCAAAAGGAGAAAGATAAGCTAATACACTTAGCGGACAGATTGCATGAACGAGTTATTGGCCAAGATGAGGCGGTCAACTTGGTTGCACAGACGGTGCTACGCTCTAGAACCGGTCTTGATCACCCTGGCCAACCCATAGGCTCATTCCTCTTTTTAGGCTCCACTGGTGTTGGAAAGACCGAGCTTGCAAAAGCCCTTGCTGAGCAACTATTTGATAGTGAGAAGATGTTGCTTCGGTTCGACATGTCTGAATATGTCCACAAGGGATGCGCCTTGCGCCTTGTTGGAGCACCTCCAAG CTATATTGGGTATGACGATGACGGACAACTAACCGAGAAAGTCAGGAGGCGTCCATACAGTGTCATCCTTTTCGATGAAGTAGAGAAGGCGGATCCATTGGTGTCGAATATTTTTCTTCAACTCCTTGAGGATGGTGTGTTGACTGATGGCAAAGGTCGGACTGTTGATTTCAAAAATACTATCATCATTATGACATCAAATGTAGGATCTGAAATCCtagcagcaagcatggatgggacAAATACAAACAATTCACGAGACCTTCTCATGAAAGAG GTCCAGAAACACTTCAGACCCGAGCTTCTCAACAGACTGAGTGAGATAGTAATATTTGATCCACTTTCACGTGACCAACTGAGAGAGGTTGTGAGAATACAAATGAAGAACATTGTTGCCGTATTAGCTGGCAAGGGCATTTCTTTATCTGCAAGTGAGGACGTGTTGGACGTCATCTTATTGGAGTCGTACAACCCT ATGTACGGTGCAAGACCCATAAGGAGGTGGGTCCAGAAAAATGTAATGACAATTCTCTCCAATATGATTGTCAAGGGAGAAATATGTGAAGGCTCGGTGGTTTACATTGATGCTATGGACGACAAGAAAGGATTAACGTACGAACTTGCAAAGAAGATGGCAGATCCGTACAGTCCAGCAATGGAAGATACATTTCTTTGA